From a single Leishmania infantum JPCM5 genome chromosome 36 genomic region:
- a CDS encoding EIF3-interacting protein-like protein, with protein sequence MATNPDIETDIPRDVYQFFRGLNRAVERRDAAAMHDLYESQFDALTKNYYMAGHGQFRSWPALRLEQVSSCFRGNRMAELVYSFLFYKHLFMDNRSVRAPDAEGAWKTYSELLPMLKSYELPNWMLWDIFDEFLYQMTVVYQKVFATEGIWAVPEVSRLLNEVVDNSRLLELVKEPDFLDDIHRGPNTGALSGFYAIVTKSKLNVLLGDYYSALTDLEPLDVYNKGRAVLTRVSPCAVSVFYHIGFSYLMIHRFEDASNAFRRCVTVKLNGRRFSERVQQDAAYMYVCARVLGGMPINNLTSYLDSRKVAAFEDDRESLRTGDEERFRDVFDRCSPKFLTVPPSDGSPVKGSEGRELQARMFRRAVQQQQDIIKLRGYFKVYQNTKMNLLETLLEVDDGYAPLFALKMRSRQLVHDGVTADLLQGVFTSSSEFDCIVQDDNVEVVPSMTFGGIEQKLLNKIKNTQRDIEMAKRKFNQTRNRDEGGNKRRDQRDQKRRPNQQQLHGGVGNNAGSANRNNNNANRYPRQKMAAQPMTSNLFNRNDN encoded by the coding sequence ATGGCGACCAACCCCGATATTGAGACCGATATTCCTCGCGATGTGTACCAGTTCTTTCGTGGACTGAACCGCGCGGTGgagcgccgcgacgcggcggcgatgcacgACCTCTACGAGTCGCAGTTTGATGCGCTTACCAAGAATTATTACATGGCCGGCCACGGTCAGTTTCGCTCCTGGCCGGCGCTCCGCCTTGAGCAGGTGTCGTCGTGCTTTCGTGGCAACCGCATGGCGGAGCTGGTCTACAGTTTCCTCTTCTACAAGCACCTGTTCATGGACAACCGCTCCGTGAGGGCTCCCGACGCGGAGGGGGCGTGGAAGACGTACAGTGAGCTCCTCCCGATGCTGAAGAGCTACGAGCTGCCGAACTGGATGCTGTGGGACATCTTTGATGAGTTTCTCTATCAGATGACGGTGGTGTATCAGAAGGTCTTTGCCACGGAGGGCATCTGGGCTGTGCCGGAGGTGTCGCGTCTTCTCAACGAGGTCGTCGACAACTCACGCCTGCTCGAGCTGGTGAAGGAGCCGGACTTTCTGGACGACATTCACCGCGGCCCGAACACAGGTGCGCTTAGCGGCTTCTACGCAATTGTGACCAAGTCGAAGCTGAACGTGCTCCTCGGCGACTACTACTCCGCCCTCACGGACTTGGAGCCCCTCGACGTGTACAACAAGGGCCGTGCCGTGCTGACGCGGGTGTCGCCGTGCGCGGTCTCCGTGTTCTACCACATCGGCTTCAGCTATCTGATGATCCACCGCTTCGAGGACGCCAGCAACGCcttccgccgctgcgtcaCGGTGAAGCTTAACGGCCGTCGCTTCTCcgagcgcgtgcagcaggaTGCGGCATACATGTACGTCTGCGCTCGTGTGCTGGGTGGCATGCCGATCAACAACCTCACCTCATACCTCGACAGCCGCAAGGTGGCCGCCTTCGAGGACGACCGCGAAAGCCTGCGCACCGGTGACGAGGAGCGCTTCCGTGACGTGTTTGACCGCTGTAGCCCCAAATTTCTCACTGTGCCGCCGTCGGATGGGTCGCCGGTGAAGGGGTCGGAGGGTcgcgagctgcaggcgcgcatGTTCCGtcgcgcggtgcagcagcagcaggacaTCATCAAGCTTCGCGGGTACTTCAAGGTGTACCAGAACACCAAGATGAACCTTCtcgagacgctgctggaggtcGACGATGGCTATGCGCCGCTGTTCGCACTCAAGATGCGCTCTCGCCAGCTGGTTCACGACGGCGTGACGGCGGACCTGCTGCAGGGCGTCTTCACGTCTAGCTCCGAGTTCGACTGCATTGTGCAGGATGACAACGTCGAGGTGGTGCCCAGTATGACGTTTGGCGGCATAGAGCAGAAGCTGCTGAACAAGATCAAGAACACGCAGCGCGACATCGAAATGGCGAAGCGCAAGTTCAACCAGACCCGCAACCGCGATGAAGGCGGCAACAAGCGCAGGGATCAGCGCGACCAGAAGCGTCGCCCcaatcagcagcagctgcacggcggcgtcggcaataacgccggcagcgcgaacaggaacaacaacaacgcgaACCGCTACCCGCGTCAGAAGATGGCTGCGCAGCCTATGACAAGCAACCTCTTCAACCGTAACGACAACTGA
- a CDS encoding putative xylulokinase, which yields MYAGIDIGTSGIKIALMRSDGRMADSASAPLTVSSPHPLWNEQDPDSWWTAINSAMDELKKRQDMSSVRAIGLSGQMHGATLLDKNHKVLRPCILWCDGRCYRECEELEKAVPKSRDITGNLMMPGFTAGKLLWVKKHEPEIFAKVDKVLLPKDYVRFLMTGDFASEMSDSSGSMWMDTGKRDWNDDILRATGLSRANMPKLYEGSEITGKLSADVAKRWNMNRVPVVGGGGDNEAGAVGAGLFKPGQAMLSRGTSGVYFVVSDGFHYNTKEAVHSFCHALPERWHLMSVILSCAVCLEWAAKLTGCWSVDEFVSEATKAKNFDERPLYFLPYLAGERTPHNNPNAKGVFFGLTSHHSRPELARAVLEGVSFALAQGMAAVHRCGVEPSNIALIGGGSRSRFWRQMLADVSGYPMDYCVGSEVGPALGACRLAQIAVETRPLEELLPCLPLKETHQPDMKKHEQYKKRRVIYDELYKQLKPVMNAKL from the coding sequence ATGTACGCCGGCATCGACATTGGTACCTCGGGCATCAAGATTGCCTTGATGAGGAGTGACGGGCGAATGGCCGACAGCGCCTCTGCCCCCCTGACGGTTTCCAGCCCGCACCCGCTGTGGAATGAGCAGGACCCTGACTCGTGGTGGACGGCCATCAATAGCGCCATGGACGAGCTCAAGAAGCGTCAGGACATGAGCAGCGTCCGCGCGATTGGCCTGTCGGGCCAGATGCACGGGGCCACGCTCCTCGACAAGAACCACAAGGTGCTGCGCCCGTGCATCCTCTGGTGCGACGGCCGCTGCTACCGCGAGTGCGAGGAGCTCGAGAAGGCAGTGCCCAAGTCGCGCGACATCACCGGTAACCTGATGATGCCCGGCTTTACGGCTGGTAAGCTCCTGTGGGTCAAGAAGCACGAGCCGGAGATCTTCGCCAAGGTGGACAAAGTGCTGCTCCCGAAAGACTACGTCCGCTTCCTCATGACTGGCGACTTTGCCTCTGAGATGTCGGACTCCTCCGGGTCCATGTGGATGGACACAGGCAAGCGCGACTGGAATGATGACATTCTGCGCGCGACCGGGCTCAGCCGCGCCAATATGCCGAAACTGTATGAGGGGTCGGAGATCACCGGCAAGCTTTCGGCGGACGTGGCGAAGCGCTGGAACATGAACCGCGTGCCAGTggtgggcggtggcggcgataATGAAGCCGGTGCTGTCGGTGCAGGCCTCTTCAAGCCGGGCCAGGCGATGCTCTCCCGCGGAACGTCAGGCGTGTACTTTGTCGTCTCTGACGGCTTCCACTACAACACGAAGGAGGCGGTCCACAGCTTCTGCCACGCGCTTCCGGAGCGCTGGCACCTGATGTCAGTCATCCTCAGCTGCGCCGTGTGCCTGGAGTGGGCTGCGAAGCTGACAGGGTGCTGGAGCGTCGACGAATTTGTGAGCGAAGCGACGAAGGCAAAGAACTTCGATGAGCGTCCCCTGTACTTCCTGCCCTACCTCGCCGGCgagcgcacgccgcacaaCAACCCGAACGCGAAGGGCGTCTTCTTTGGCCTCACCTCCCACCACAGCCGCCCagagctggcgcgcgcggtgctggagggcgTGAGCTTTGCCCTGGCTCAGGGCATGGCCGccgtgcaccgctgcggcgtggAGCCGAGCAATATTGCcctcatcggcggcggctcgcgcagccgcttctgGCGCCAGATGCTGGCCGATGTCAGCGGCTACCCGATGGACTACTGCGTCGGCTCGGAGGTAGGCCCTGCCCTCGGCGCCTGCCGCCTCGCACAGATCGCCGTAGAGACGCGCCcactggaggagctgctgccttGCCTGCCGTTGAAGGAGACCCACCAGCCCGACATGAAGAAGCACGAGCAGTACAAGAAGCGCCGCGTGATCTATGACGAGCTGTACAAGCAGCTGAAACCAGTCATGAACGCCAAGCTGTAA